A region of the Elusimicrobiaceae bacterium genome:
AAAAAATATACAAAAGTAGCCAAAGCCTTATTGTTGGAAGCAAAGAAAGAGGCGTTGCAAGAGTATATTGCTACCTATGGTGAAGCGTTTGAACTTTTCTATAAAGATCAAAATTTTGTTAATATCTATTTACAAAAAATAGAAGATTCTTTGGCTGCTTCTTCCGCCTTACCTCAGGAAATTAAGACAACGGTATTAAGCCAAATGTCTGCCAATTTCCAAAATAGCAGCACTTTGCATGTGCCGGTTTATAACGAAAAAAACAACTTGGTAGGAACTTTGCCTGTAGAACGTCCGGCAGGAATGAAAATCAGCAACAACCAATCCTACTATATTGTTTATTCTCTGAAGAAAGAAGGTTATGTGGGGGAAATGTTCTTTTGGGAAGGGGCAAAAGGAGAGAAAGCCTTTACTACCGGTAAGCAAGTATTAGTTCGTTCGGATATTCCCTTAGAAATAACAAAGAACCAAGTAGTTCGCGCCTCCTCTTTCGGATTAAAGAAAGCGGCAGAAGGGTTGTTGATGATTAACAACCGCGTTTGGCCGATGTTTGCTTTGTACTTGTTAGCAGGTATGGGCAACGTCACCACCGTTATTGCCACTTTTGCAAAAGATTCTTTTACTTTGAGCAATACGGAAATGTATTTGATGGGTGGTGTTTCCTCTGTTGTCATGGGTATTATCAGTCTTTTTGCAGGGGTATTGCAAAATAGATGGATGTTTACTAAAAAAGACGGCAAAATAGTATATAACGAAAAAAGAGGGCGTTTGCTTACCACCAATATTGGTTTGGTGTCTGCCGTAATAGCCTTTGTCTTGCCTTGGGCAGGAGGTATGGGTGGACTTATGGGAGAGGCCTTCCTCTATAAGAAATATTTATTATTTGCCTCCTTCTTCTTGTTGGGTATTTCCGGTGCATTTTTGGACGTATCTATGAAGCCTACATTGATGGCGGTCAGCCCTCGCGGTGTATACCAAGATCGCGTAGGAAGCCTTAGCGTCTTTAAACAAATCGTCGGTAATGCTTCCAATTATATTGTTCCGCCGTTGGCTATGGCTGTTGCCATGTTTATTGGCACACAATGGGACTGGACGATTTTCTTCCCCTTATATACCGGCATGAGTATTGGTATTGCCGGGCTGTATAACATCTTCAAAATGAAAGAGCAGACTTTGGCGGAAAAAGAACCGACCAGTCCTAAAGAAATGTTATCCATTAAGAAAATGTTTAAAGAATTAACCGGAAAAGAGAAATATAATAAGTTAATTCGTCGAGGTGTTGCTGCGGTGGCTTTCCACGGGGCCAACATGAGTATTTTTGGTATGTTTGTTAACAACTTGATGAAAGACCATTATGATGCCTTTAGTATTACGCAGTTGTATAATGCAGATACGGGTGGCGGCATATTTAACATGTTAGCTCAAACATGGGAAGTAATGTCTTCTTCTTGGTTAGGGCAATCTATGCTTTACTTTACCGTTCCTATCATCGTTGGTCGTGTGTTAGGTACCAAATTAATGAAGAATGAAAGCAATTTCTTCGGATTAATGGGAAAAATAAGCGGTGGTACTTTGTTAAAAATCAGCATTGCTTTGGTAGCGGCAGGTATTGCTTTGGTGAATGCTCCTTTATGGAGTCTGCAAGTGGCAGGGGTGGTCTCTTTGGCCTTAGGTTTGACCAATATCTCTCCCATTATTACCGGATATTTAACAGATCAAACGCGCAAAACCTCTGATGCGGTCTCTGCCTTAATGTCAGGATCATCCATTCTGTCCTTTACCATTAGCACGATTTTTGGTGTAATTTTGGATGTTGTATCCGGTGGATCTTTCCTCTATTCGTGGGCACCGTTTCTGATACCGACTTTCTTGTCGATATACTTATACCAATTCGGTAGCGTAATGAATAAAAGATCTTTAGAAACGACGGAAGAAGAACTGAAGGAAATCTTGAAGAAAAAAGAAGCTGAAACAGCAGTTAAACAAAAGAACGATACTGCCGAAACTCATTAATCCATAAATAAAATTCCGGCTTAGGCCGGAATTTTATTTGTCTAAAAGTTTTCGTAATAATCTATCAGAATAAGGAATGGGAATATTCATGCCCAAAGAAGTAATCCTGCCGGCATGAGGGCCATGATAATCTGATCCGCCTGTGGCAAATAAATCATATTTTCGGGCGATTTTAAGGAGTTCTTGTTTTAATGTATAACTGTGTGAAGGATAAAAAACTTCCAGCCCGTCTAGT
Encoded here:
- a CDS encoding MFS transporter translates to AAFALKQAQTKMYWQRAGMPIIGTLKNAWGTLTEGNYLYNIAPIRFARNKYYAQHKASAGSVAETVKAWTPQEIAVRNLAKGFVFNTGKGIKGFVNRMLGRESDPILAGLQTQIEKVLLARMPGAKALGIRPHSSFLNRVEAHYAAKKYTKVAKALLLEAKKEALQEYIATYGEAFELFYKDQNFVNIYLQKIEDSLAASSALPQEIKTTVLSQMSANFQNSSTLHVPVYNEKNNLVGTLPVERPAGMKISNNQSYYIVYSLKKEGYVGEMFFWEGAKGEKAFTTGKQVLVRSDIPLEITKNQVVRASSFGLKKAAEGLLMINNRVWPMFALYLLAGMGNVTTVIATFAKDSFTLSNTEMYLMGGVSSVVMGIISLFAGVLQNRWMFTKKDGKIVYNEKRGRLLTTNIGLVSAVIAFVLPWAGGMGGLMGEAFLYKKYLLFASFFLLGISGAFLDVSMKPTLMAVSPRGVYQDRVGSLSVFKQIVGNASNYIVPPLAMAVAMFIGTQWDWTIFFPLYTGMSIGIAGLYNIFKMKEQTLAEKEPTSPKEMLSIKKMFKELTGKEKYNKLIRRGVAAVAFHGANMSIFGMFVNNLMKDHYDAFSITQLYNADTGGGIFNMLAQTWEVMSSSWLGQSMLYFTVPIIVGRVLGTKLMKNESNFFGLMGKISGGTLLKISIALVAAGIALVNAPLWSLQVAGVVSLALGLTNISPIITGYLTDQTRKTSDAVSALMSGSSILSFTISTIFGVILDVVSGGSFLYSWAPFLIPTFLSIYLYQFGSVMNKRSLETTEEELKEILKKKEAETAVKQKNDTAETH